In one window of Paraflavitalea soli DNA:
- a CDS encoding arabinan endo-1,5-alpha-L-arabinosidase yields the protein MMRLLTIFLCLLLGTFNDGLTQTNISVHDPVMIKQDSVYYLFCTGRGISVWSSKDMKSWQREKQVFDTLPWGVKAVPGFKNHIWAPDISYHNGLYYLFYSVSAFGKNTSCIGMATTPTLHPADPAFHWTDHGKIIESIPGRDMWNAIDPNVIWDEQDQPWLAFGSFWNGLKLVKLNQSLTAIDTPQQWHTIASRKNNYYMPDSSAGDGAIEAPFIVKRGNYYYLFASIDYCCKGEQSTYKMITGRAEKLTGPYLDKAGIPLVKNGGTILLQGDKDWHGVGHNAVCTFDGIDYLVFHGYDAKDRGRSKLRMEKLDWTTGWPEVVR from the coding sequence ATGATGCGTTTGCTTACTATATTCCTTTGTTTATTGCTGGGAACCTTCAATGATGGTCTCACCCAAACCAATATCTCCGTCCATGACCCCGTAATGATCAAGCAGGATAGCGTCTATTACCTGTTCTGTACAGGCCGTGGCATCAGTGTATGGTCGTCGAAGGACATGAAGAGTTGGCAGCGGGAGAAACAGGTCTTTGATACCCTGCCCTGGGGCGTAAAGGCCGTGCCGGGTTTCAAAAACCATATTTGGGCGCCGGATATCTCCTACCACAACGGTTTGTACTACCTGTTCTATTCCGTATCGGCTTTTGGCAAAAACACTTCCTGCATTGGCATGGCTACCACTCCCACCCTGCACCCGGCCGATCCGGCTTTCCATTGGACCGACCATGGCAAGATCATTGAGTCCATACCGGGCAGGGATATGTGGAATGCCATTGACCCCAATGTGATATGGGATGAGCAGGACCAGCCCTGGCTGGCATTTGGTTCCTTTTGGAATGGGCTCAAACTGGTAAAGCTCAACCAATCCCTCACAGCTATTGATACGCCGCAACAATGGCATACCATTGCCAGCCGCAAGAACAATTATTACATGCCCGATTCCTCCGCCGGCGATGGCGCTATTGAAGCGCCGTTCATCGTAAAGAGAGGCAATTACTATTATCTGTTTGCCTCTATTGATTATTGCTGCAAAGGCGAGCAAAGTACCTATAAAATGATCACAGGCCGGGCAGAAAAGCTAACCGGTCCCTACCTCGACAAAGCAGGCATCCCCCTGGTAAAAAACGGTGGCACCATCCTGTTGCAAGGTGATAAGGACTGGCATGGTGTAGGCCACAATGCCGTATGCACCTTCGACGGTATCGATTACCTGGTATTTCATGGTTATGATGCCAAAGACCGCGGCCGCTCCAAACTGCGCATGGAAAAGCTCGACTGGACTACCGGCTGGCCGGAGGTAGTACGCTAA
- a CDS encoding alpha-N-arabinofuranosidase, giving the protein MKQLLFLPLALSGCLATFGQNEITVNADDAKQIISKQIYGHFAEHLGRCVYGGFYVGENSKIPNTAGVRNDVVAALKKLKIANLRWPGGCFADTYHWKDGIGPKDKRPSMVNTWWGGVTENNSFGTHDFLNMCELIGTEPYLAGNVGSGTVQELSDWVQYVNFAGESPMSNLRKQNGRDKPWNVKYWGVGNEAWGCGGNMRPDYYADIYRKYSTFMTGWSEGNIFRIASGANSSDYNWTEVLMKNIPGNMVSGLALHHYSVIDWNRKGPSTTFSEDQYFTTMQRALFMDSLIIKHSAIMDKYDPRKRIALVVDEWGGWYDVEPGSNPGFLYQQNTMRDAMIAGVTLNIFHNHSDRVRMANLAQTINVLQAVLLTNEEKMILTPTYHVMEMYNVHQDAKLLPITIKTKDYTLGNKKLPAVSCSASRDSLGVTHISLVNIDAKNGQDITLNLKGGKYAAVTGRILASGKIEDHNTFENPDKVKPATFNGAVLKGTTLTVKLPACSVVVLELK; this is encoded by the coding sequence ATGAAACAATTGCTTTTCCTTCCATTGGCGCTGTCCGGTTGCCTTGCCACCTTCGGACAAAATGAGATCACCGTCAATGCCGACGATGCCAAACAGATCATCAGCAAACAGATCTACGGCCACTTTGCAGAACACCTGGGCCGTTGTGTGTACGGCGGTTTTTATGTGGGCGAAAACAGTAAGATACCCAACACAGCAGGCGTGCGCAATGATGTGGTCGCTGCCTTAAAGAAATTAAAGATCGCCAACCTGCGCTGGCCCGGTGGCTGCTTTGCCGACACTTACCATTGGAAAGATGGTATCGGCCCCAAAGACAAGCGCCCTTCCATGGTCAATACCTGGTGGGGAGGCGTTACAGAAAACAATAGCTTCGGCACACATGATTTCCTCAACATGTGCGAGCTCATTGGTACAGAACCCTACCTGGCCGGCAATGTGGGCAGTGGTACCGTACAGGAACTATCCGATTGGGTGCAGTATGTGAACTTTGCCGGCGAAAGCCCGATGTCCAACCTGCGCAAACAAAATGGCCGCGACAAACCCTGGAATGTGAAATACTGGGGCGTAGGCAATGAAGCCTGGGGCTGCGGTGGCAATATGCGCCCGGATTATTATGCCGACATCTATCGTAAATATTCCACCTTCATGACCGGCTGGTCAGAAGGCAATATTTTCCGCATTGCTTCCGGCGCCAATTCTTCAGATTATAACTGGACCGAAGTCCTCATGAAAAATATTCCCGGCAATATGGTGAGCGGTCTTGCCCTCCACCACTATTCCGTGATCGACTGGAATCGTAAAGGACCTTCCACCACTTTTAGTGAAGACCAGTACTTTACTACCATGCAGCGCGCACTGTTCATGGATTCACTGATCATCAAGCACTCCGCCATCATGGATAAGTACGATCCACGTAAGCGCATAGCGCTGGTAGTGGATGAATGGGGTGGTTGGTATGATGTAGAACCAGGCTCCAATCCCGGTTTCCTCTACCAGCAAAATACCATGCGCGATGCCATGATTGCCGGTGTAACCCTCAACATCTTCCACAACCACAGCGACCGCGTACGGATGGCCAACCTGGCACAGACCATCAATGTGCTCCAGGCCGTATTACTGACCAATGAGGAAAAAATGATCCTCACCCCTACCTACCATGTGATGGAAATGTACAATGTGCACCAGGATGCCAAACTGCTGCCCATTACCATCAAAACGAAAGACTATACACTGGGTAATAAAAAGTTGCCGGCAGTATCCTGCTCCGCTTCCAGGGACTCTTTGGGTGTAACCCATATCTCTCTCGTCAATATCGATGCTAAGAACGGACAGGACATTACCCTCAACCTCAAGGGAGGAAAATATGCCGCCGTTACCGGCAGGATACTGGCTTCCGGAAAAATAGAAGACCACAATACTTTTGAAAACCCCGATAAAGTAAAACCAGCTACCTTCAATGGCGCTGTATTAAAAGGAACGACCCTTACTGTAAAACTGCCGGCTTGCTCAGTAGTAGTGCTGGAATTAAAATAA
- a CDS encoding TonB-dependent receptor domain-containing protein has protein sequence MKKGMNTNGSSTLIMTLILLCLMPALATAQVRLSGKVQKKEEALAWANVMLATPQGQLVTGAVTKADGSFELNAGKGQYRLTISFLGYANWQKEIYLEQDTAIGVVSLRPTPEALTAVTVVSPKKLIEYRPDRLVLNVENSVVATGGNAIQAISAAPGIVVQQNAISMLGKGAARVMVDGRIVELAGEDLVRFLESIPAGDIQRIEVMANPPAQYEAGGDGGLINIVLKKGLNNAWKNATTLAYDQNSYAGWSLSNTFLYNKNKWRVSLSGSGKLGDRKVMQGLTTSYASGPWLLDYTGRQKENNLSGRMTLDYELTRHTSIGVHYLVNTTDPDSRDRVRNQVFNTNGGLDSFLLNTGYRNVHTGSQTFNGHLVSKLDSAGRKLSVDVDYFRYNSLLDNNFAAATFTPNGQFLRTDQSARNVSNQHIDNGSVRVDMEHPLPFMVLGYGAKWSTTRSEGDIRYFNTITGTPVLDPKRSDEFVYRENNQAIYVNGSKAINKKWTLQAGLRLENTQTTGRSKTLEQTTRNNYLKLFPTVYVGYEPGNDHSFVLNYGRRINRPGFTLLNPFRSYINSTSYSEGNPFLQPAFSDNFELTHVYKGALRTNLFFNITTGGFGPVFTSNPQTNTLVISRQNYFKEYYYGIGESYSMSITPWWQSQSTVYLLGSKNRFADQINAIPLSGLQLYLSTNNTISFSSATKFQVDYMYSSPVKRGLYSVGYMSGLNIGLKQNLLGNKLTASLLVNDVFNTAWLKDYTSTVNGIKQVYKENNSSRFFRLSLVYQFGNNKINVKQRNFGNEEDRKRAN, from the coding sequence GTGAAAAAAGGAATGAACACAAACGGCAGCAGCACGCTAATAATGACCCTGATCTTGTTATGCCTGATGCCTGCCCTGGCAACTGCCCAGGTAAGATTGAGTGGAAAAGTGCAAAAGAAGGAAGAGGCGCTGGCCTGGGCCAATGTGATGCTGGCTACCCCCCAGGGGCAGCTGGTAACAGGCGCGGTAACCAAAGCGGATGGCAGTTTTGAACTAAATGCCGGCAAAGGGCAGTATAGGCTCACCATTAGTTTCCTGGGTTATGCCAACTGGCAAAAGGAGATCTACCTGGAACAGGATACAGCGATAGGTGTTGTGAGCCTCCGGCCAACCCCGGAAGCGCTGACGGCGGTGACGGTGGTGAGCCCAAAGAAGCTGATCGAATACAGGCCCGACCGGCTGGTATTGAATGTAGAGAACAGTGTGGTGGCCACCGGCGGCAATGCGATCCAGGCCATCAGTGCCGCACCGGGCATTGTGGTGCAGCAAAACGCCATCAGTATGCTGGGTAAGGGCGCTGCCCGGGTGATGGTGGATGGGCGTATAGTGGAATTAGCAGGGGAAGATCTGGTACGTTTCCTGGAATCCATTCCGGCCGGCGATATTCAGCGCATTGAAGTGATGGCCAATCCCCCGGCCCAATATGAAGCGGGCGGCGATGGCGGGTTGATCAATATCGTACTGAAAAAAGGATTGAACAATGCCTGGAAAAACGCTACCACGCTGGCTTATGATCAAAACAGCTATGCCGGCTGGTCATTGAGTAACACTTTTTTGTACAATAAAAACAAATGGAGGGTTTCCCTGAGCGGCAGCGGCAAGCTGGGAGATCGTAAAGTGATGCAGGGGTTGACTACCTCGTATGCTTCAGGCCCCTGGTTGCTCGATTACACGGGCAGGCAAAAAGAAAACAACCTGTCGGGCCGTATGACGCTGGATTATGAGCTTACCCGCCATACCAGCATCGGGGTGCACTACCTGGTCAATACGACCGATCCCGACAGCAGGGACCGGGTGCGCAACCAGGTCTTTAATACGAATGGCGGCCTTGATTCCTTCCTGCTCAATACGGGATACAGGAACGTGCATACGGGAAGCCAAACCTTCAATGGCCACCTGGTATCCAAACTGGATTCGGCTGGCCGGAAGCTGTCTGTGGATGTTGATTATTTCAGGTACAATAGTTTGCTGGATAACAATTTTGCGGCGGCCACCTTTACGCCTAACGGGCAGTTCCTGCGCACAGACCAGTCGGCCAGGAATGTATCGAATCAGCATATTGACAATGGCAGCGTGCGGGTGGATATGGAACATCCGTTGCCATTTATGGTCCTTGGCTATGGGGCCAAATGGAGCACCACCCGGAGTGAAGGGGATATCCGGTATTTTAACACGATTACCGGAACACCCGTGCTGGACCCCAAACGCTCTGATGAATTTGTATACCGGGAAAATAACCAGGCTATCTATGTGAACGGATCAAAAGCGATCAATAAAAAGTGGACGCTGCAGGCCGGGCTTCGCCTGGAGAATACGCAAACTACGGGGCGTTCAAAGACGTTGGAGCAAACCACCCGGAACAATTACCTGAAGCTATTCCCGACGGTCTATGTGGGCTATGAACCTGGCAATGACCATAGCTTTGTGTTGAACTATGGCAGAAGGATCAACAGGCCTGGGTTTACGCTGTTAAATCCATTCCGGTCTTATATCAACAGTACCAGTTATTCGGAAGGGAACCCTTTTTTACAACCTGCTTTTAGTGATAATTTCGAGCTTACGCATGTATACAAGGGGGCATTAAGAACGAACCTGTTTTTTAATATCACTACAGGTGGTTTTGGACCGGTATTCACTTCCAATCCGCAAACGAATACGCTGGTGATATCACGTCAGAACTATTTTAAGGAATACTATTATGGGATTGGGGAAAGTTACTCTATGAGCATTACCCCCTGGTGGCAAAGTCAAAGCACGGTGTACCTGTTAGGGTCAAAGAACAGGTTTGCGGATCAAATCAATGCAATACCCCTCAGTGGCCTGCAACTATACCTTTCTACCAATAATACGATCTCTTTCAGCAGCGCTACCAAATTTCAGGTAGACTATATGTACAGTTCTCCTGTTAAAAGGGGACTTTATTCAGTGGGCTATATGTCGGGATTGAACATCGGGTTGAAACAAAACCTGCTGGGCAACAAATTGACGGCCTCCTTGCTGGTGAATGATGTATTCAATACAGCCTGGCTGAAAGATTATACTTCTACGGTGAATGGTATTAAGCAGGTGTATAAAGAAAACAATAGCAGTCGGTTTTTCAGGCTGTCGCTGGTATACCAGTTTGGCAACAATAAGATCAATGTGAAGCAACGGAATTTTGGCAATGAGGAGGATAGGAAAAGGGCGAATTAG
- a CDS encoding DUF2147 domain-containing protein yields the protein MKKLMLLWLLCASLGTQAQTYQADDVTGTWLTSDKTGQISIYKVNDKYYGKIKSGSSKEHFDVHNPDPQKRKDSLIGLQLLKNFKFDGEGEWEKGTIYDPKSGKTYSCTMTLTDKNTLKIRGYVGISLFGRTEIWTRIR from the coding sequence ATGAAGAAACTAATGTTGTTGTGGCTGTTGTGCGCATCCCTGGGCACACAGGCGCAAACTTACCAGGCAGATGACGTTACAGGCACCTGGCTTACCAGCGACAAAACAGGCCAGATCTCCATCTACAAGGTCAATGACAAATACTATGGCAAGATCAAAAGTGGCAGCAGCAAGGAACACTTCGATGTGCACAATCCCGATCCTCAAAAGAGAAAAGACTCCCTGATAGGTCTCCAACTGCTCAAAAATTTCAAATTTGACGGGGAAGGTGAATGGGAAAAGGGCACCATCTACGATCCCAAAAGCGGCAAGACCTACAGCTGCACCATGACATTAACAGATAAAAACACCTTAAAGATCAGGGGATACGTTGGCATCAGTCTCTTTGGCCGAACCGAAATATGGACCCGGATCAGGTAG
- a CDS encoding alpha-L-arabinofuranosidase C-terminal domain-containing protein: MKRLAILAAGVSLIACQLTAQTTQVFTVKANQVKAPVQKTMWGIFFEDINFGADGGIYAELVKNRSFEFATPLMGWKEQKLNNAQGAVLIINRGEQSTNPRYARFTVRSASGYGITNEGFRGMGITANQQYDLSLLARATEGRTKLRIELVSANNQKIAETSINLAGNEWKKYTASLTATTTDPKAKLNIWFDGTGVVDADMISLFPKNTWKNRPGGLRADLVQLLADMKPGFLRFPGGCIVEGRELENRYQWKKTIGAVDEREVIINRWNTEFRHKLTPDYYQSFGLGFYEYFLLADDIGAEPLPILNCGMACQFNTAEVVPTEDLDPYIQDALDLIEFANGGTDTKWGKVRAQMGHPAPFNLKLLGVGNEQWGEQYIERYKLFAKAIKEKYPAVQLVSSVGPNPDGPLFDYLDPTLRGLKADILDEHYYRAPDWFLKNARRYDNYDRKGPKIFAGEYAAQSKAVASADNSNNWQCALSEAAFMTGLERNADVVHMASYAPLFAHAEGWQWTPDLIWFNNLQSYGTPNYYVQKLFSVNKGTHVVNMTLNNEIAGGQNGLYANACIDSVAKEVIVKIVNTGATPQSSEVNIEGVKKLATTANVEVLKNEDLQQANSFAQPTGISPQPTTLPFKGKKLPVTLAPYSFQVIRVKIL; encoded by the coding sequence ATGAAACGATTAGCCATACTGGCAGCAGGCGTCTCTTTGATAGCCTGTCAACTCACTGCTCAAACCACCCAGGTTTTCACGGTCAAGGCCAACCAGGTAAAAGCACCTGTACAGAAGACGATGTGGGGTATCTTCTTCGAAGACATCAACTTTGGCGCCGACGGCGGCATCTATGCCGAGCTGGTGAAGAACCGGTCTTTTGAATTTGCCACGCCCCTCATGGGCTGGAAAGAACAAAAGCTCAACAATGCCCAGGGCGCCGTACTTATCATCAACCGGGGTGAGCAATCAACCAATCCCCGCTATGCCCGCTTCACCGTACGTTCTGCCAGCGGATATGGCATTACCAACGAAGGATTCCGCGGCATGGGCATTACCGCCAATCAGCAGTACGATCTCTCCCTGCTGGCACGGGCAACCGAAGGCAGAACCAAACTCCGTATTGAATTGGTCAGTGCCAACAACCAAAAGATCGCCGAAACAAGTATCAATCTTGCCGGTAATGAATGGAAGAAATACACCGCATCACTCACCGCCACCACCACCGATCCCAAAGCCAAACTCAATATCTGGTTCGATGGCACCGGTGTTGTAGATGCCGATATGATCTCCCTGTTTCCCAAAAACACCTGGAAGAACCGCCCCGGTGGCCTGCGTGCCGACCTCGTTCAACTGCTGGCCGATATGAAGCCGGGCTTCCTGCGCTTTCCCGGGGGTTGTATAGTAGAGGGACGTGAATTGGAAAACCGCTACCAATGGAAGAAGACCATTGGGGCGGTGGATGAGCGTGAAGTGATCATCAACCGCTGGAATACAGAATTCCGGCACAAGCTCACCCCCGATTATTACCAGTCGTTTGGTCTTGGCTTCTATGAATACTTCCTCCTGGCCGATGATATTGGCGCCGAGCCCCTGCCCATTCTTAACTGTGGTATGGCCTGCCAGTTCAATACAGCCGAAGTAGTGCCCACAGAAGACCTGGACCCTTATATCCAGGATGCCCTTGACCTGATCGAGTTTGCCAATGGTGGTACCGATACCAAATGGGGTAAAGTGCGCGCACAAATGGGACACCCTGCACCTTTCAACCTGAAACTGCTGGGCGTGGGCAACGAGCAATGGGGCGAACAATATATTGAGCGGTACAAGCTCTTTGCCAAAGCCATCAAGGAAAAATATCCTGCTGTACAACTGGTGAGCAGCGTAGGTCCCAATCCTGATGGTCCTTTGTTTGATTACCTCGATCCCACCCTGCGTGGATTGAAGGCCGATATACTGGATGAACATTATTACCGCGCGCCGGACTGGTTCCTGAAGAATGCCCGCCGTTATGATAATTATGACCGCAAGGGTCCTAAAATATTTGCCGGAGAATATGCCGCCCAAAGCAAGGCCGTCGCCTCTGCCGACAACAGCAATAACTGGCAATGTGCTTTGTCCGAAGCCGCTTTCATGACCGGTCTCGAGCGCAATGCCGATGTAGTGCACATGGCTTCCTATGCCCCCCTCTTTGCCCATGCAGAAGGATGGCAATGGACGCCCGACCTCATCTGGTTCAACAACCTGCAGTCTTATGGCACTCCCAACTACTATGTACAAAAGCTGTTCTCTGTTAATAAAGGCACCCATGTAGTCAACATGACCCTCAACAATGAAATCGCTGGCGGGCAAAATGGTCTTTATGCCAATGCCTGTATTGACAGTGTTGCCAAAGAAGTGATCGTTAAGATCGTGAACACCGGGGCCACACCACAAAGCAGCGAAGTAAACATTGAAGGCGTGAAGAAGCTGGCCACCACCGCCAACGTGGAAGTATTGAAAAATGAGGACCTGCAACAGGCCAATTCCTTTGCCCAACCAACAGGTATCAGCCCGCAACCAACTACCCTCCCCTTCAAAGGAAAGAAACTGCCCGTAACACTGGCGCCTTATTCCTTCCAGGTGATCCGGGTGAAGATATTATGA
- a CDS encoding RagB/SusD family nutrient uptake outer membrane protein, producing the protein MKTLYKFLIAGCLLTTIAGCKKNWLERTPQTIILEDQVWNDPKQILGLLANYYDRLPTDMGVDGNWRNMADYDDAMWSGYTGEDGRNNIISYAYSRWAYWDYTLIRDINLALESIEKYSVKLTDVQKKQFSGELRFIRAYVYFELVKRMGGVPLVTKQLIYDFSGDPSSLQQPRVKESDIYDFISSEMDAIREDLKNVDDKGTPSNSRANKFTALALKSRALLYAASIAKYNNLMASPISLPGGEVGIPASKATEYYTKSLEASKEIITSGAFALYKGNPANLGENFYEAVVRKSSNKEAIFVRDFLSAKNKRHAFSYDNIPLGIREDNLSSSCITPSLNLVESYEYLDGSNGALKTNLPDNSDFIYYNSPEDIFANKDARLYGTVILPGTSFKGRSVQIQAGVMKWNGTAYQTIEGSQLGATYSPPAFPDGDGKLLTGSSGPHRSIQEVTNSGFYLRKFVDAGAGTSTRGILSDTWWVWFRLGEIYLNAAEAAFELDQKVDAATWISALRERAGFAPNSVTSATITMDRIRNERRVELAFEDHRVWDLKRWRIADQVWNGQPNNPNATVYALYPYRIIRPGDAARDGKYVFVKLTAPRFRAPRFFQLGNYYSAIDQGIINNNPKIVRNPFH; encoded by the coding sequence ATGAAAACACTATATAAGTTCCTGATCGCCGGCTGCCTGCTCACCACAATAGCAGGTTGTAAAAAGAACTGGCTGGAAAGAACCCCGCAAACCATCATCCTGGAAGACCAGGTATGGAATGATCCCAAACAGATACTGGGGTTGCTGGCCAACTATTACGACCGCCTTCCTACCGATATGGGCGTGGACGGCAACTGGCGCAATATGGCCGATTATGACGACGCCATGTGGAGTGGCTATACCGGGGAAGATGGCCGCAACAATATCATCTCTTATGCTTACTCCCGCTGGGCCTACTGGGATTATACACTTATCCGCGATATCAACCTGGCCCTGGAGAGCATCGAAAAATACAGCGTGAAGCTGACCGATGTGCAGAAAAAACAATTCTCCGGCGAGCTGCGCTTCATCCGTGCCTATGTATATTTTGAGCTCGTTAAAAGAATGGGCGGTGTGCCTCTGGTGACCAAACAGTTGATCTATGACTTCAGCGGTGATCCTTCTTCCCTGCAACAACCGCGGGTAAAAGAAAGCGACATCTATGATTTCATCAGCAGTGAGATGGATGCCATCCGCGAAGACCTGAAGAATGTGGACGACAAGGGTACACCCAGCAACAGCCGAGCCAATAAATTCACCGCCCTGGCGCTGAAAAGCAGGGCCCTGCTGTATGCCGCTTCCATCGCCAAATACAACAACCTCATGGCTTCTCCCATTAGTTTGCCTGGCGGGGAAGTAGGCATTCCCGCCTCCAAAGCCACCGAGTATTATACCAAATCCCTGGAAGCTTCCAAAGAGATCATTACCAGTGGCGCCTTTGCCTTGTACAAGGGCAACCCGGCCAACCTGGGCGAGAATTTCTATGAAGCCGTGGTACGGAAAAGCAGCAATAAGGAAGCCATCTTTGTAAGGGATTTCCTGTCCGCCAAAAATAAAAGACATGCCTTTTCTTACGACAATATCCCCCTGGGCATCCGGGAAGACAATCTTTCTTCTTCCTGCATTACCCCTTCCCTCAACCTGGTGGAGTCCTATGAATACCTCGACGGCAGCAACGGCGCTTTAAAGACCAACCTGCCCGACAACAGCGATTTTATTTACTACAATAGCCCCGAAGATATCTTCGCCAACAAAGACGCCCGGCTCTACGGTACAGTGATCCTTCCCGGCACCAGCTTCAAAGGCCGGTCTGTACAAATACAGGCAGGTGTGATGAAATGGAATGGCACGGCCTATCAAACTATTGAAGGCAGCCAGTTGGGAGCCACTTATTCACCGCCCGCCTTTCCCGATGGGGATGGCAAACTACTGACCGGCTCTTCAGGTCCTCACCGGTCTATACAGGAAGTAACCAACAGCGGTTTTTATCTGCGCAAGTTTGTGGATGCCGGCGCAGGTACCAGTACGAGGGGTATCCTTAGTGATACCTGGTGGGTATGGTTCAGGTTGGGTGAAATATACCTCAATGCAGCAGAAGCCGCTTTTGAACTGGATCAGAAAGTAGATGCCGCCACCTGGATCAGCGCCCTGCGCGAAAGAGCCGGCTTTGCGCCCAACAGCGTAACCTCCGCCACCATCACCATGGACAGGATCAGGAACGAACGGCGGGTTGAACTGGCCTTCGAAGATCACCGCGTATGGGACCTCAAACGCTGGCGCATAGCAGACCAGGTATGGAATGGCCAACCCAATAACCCCAATGCCACCGTCTATGCCCTGTATCCTTATCGTATCATCCGTCCCGGCGATGCTGCCCGCGATGGCAAGTATGTATTTGTAAAACTCACCGCTCCCCGTTTCAGGGCGCCGCGTTTTTTCCAGCTGGGCAATTATTATTCGGCTATCGACCAGGGCATCATCAACAACAACCCGAAAATTGTAAGAAACCCATTCCACTAA
- a CDS encoding DUF3823 domain-containing protein translates to MKLNIFLSLSLALLLLASCTKDNYDPPGSTLTGRVVYQGQPIGVRTPAVNNTGGSTTGGVQLELWQRGYQLFTKIPVYINQDGTFSASLFDGDYKLVRLGGAPWQNNTDSIDIQVRGSMSIDVPVVPYFTVNTPSFTFNKTDTTITGTFTATQVVAGRTVESASISVGSTQFVDIINCVVSRNGSAAPGTPASITISVNPARYPAASQDLIRKKLAELLQKQYSYLRIGVKTNGVGESIYSSVQKIDLKFQ, encoded by the coding sequence ATGAAACTAAATATCTTCCTTTCTCTATCACTGGCCCTCCTGCTGCTGGCCAGCTGCACCAAGGACAATTACGATCCTCCCGGCTCTACCCTTACCGGCAGGGTAGTATACCAGGGACAACCAATAGGTGTACGTACACCCGCAGTCAACAATACCGGCGGCTCTACTACCGGCGGCGTACAGTTGGAACTCTGGCAACGCGGCTACCAGTTATTTACCAAAATACCTGTATACATCAACCAGGATGGGACTTTCTCCGCATCCTTGTTTGATGGAGATTACAAGTTGGTACGCCTCGGTGGCGCCCCCTGGCAGAACAATACCGACTCTATTGATATACAGGTGCGTGGTTCCATGAGCATTGATGTGCCCGTGGTGCCTTACTTCACCGTCAACACGCCTTCCTTTACTTTCAATAAGACCGATACAACCATTACCGGCACTTTTACAGCTACCCAGGTAGTGGCGGGCCGGACAGTAGAATCGGCTTCCATCAGTGTAGGATCGACCCAGTTTGTGGACATCATCAATTGTGTCGTCTCCCGCAATGGAAGCGCTGCGCCTGGTACACCTGCCAGCATTACCATTTCCGTCAATCCGGCCCGCTATCCGGCCGCCAGCCAGGACCTGATCCGGAAAAAACTCGCAGAATTGCTGCAAAAACAATACAGCTATCTGCGTATTGGGGTTAAAACCAATGGCGTAGGGGAAAGTATCTATTCATCCGTGCAAAAAATCGATCTTAAATTCCAGTAG